The region GTTCCAGAATCGCGCTTGCCACAGTCGTCTCCGCCTCTCGCAGGGCAATCTTTGCCACCCGGATCTGGTCTTCCTGGTCTTGAAACCGCTGCTTCTCCAGGGCACCCTGTGCGACCAAATCCACCAAATTCTTTAGTTTGCGCTCTTCGATCGCCAGCTTTTCTTGAGCGTCTATAACTCGCTGACGATTCTGCCTCACAGTCAACTGCTGTTGCCGAATCAGTAATTCTTGATTGGCTAACGCCGTTTGTCGCTCTGGGTAACGCAAGGTCAACAACACCTGTCCCGCCTTTACCGATTGCCCTGGTTGCACCAGTACTTCTTCTACGGCGCCTTCGGTCGGCGATCGCAGCGTTTTCTGCTCGCGCAACTCCACAATGCCACTTTCATTAATCGTGCTCTCAACATCACCCCGTTCTACTTTTAGAAGTGACACTGCGATCGGTTTAGGTGAACGAGTTGCTAGCAACTGATAGGCGATCGCTCCGGTTACTCCCATCAGCGTTAGCCCTCCCAATATCACTATCCAGTGGGATTTGAGAGAATTGCGTTTCGTGGTTGATGCCCCCAGCATAGATCTCTCAGTGCTTCGTCCAGATCACCCGCAGTATAACCTGCTCCCACAAAAAACTCTTACAACCACTCAAAAGTCAACCCTCACCCCGCGTATTCAATTACTGACAACAGTGTTAAGCAAGACTCTAATCATCTTGCAAACCATCTTGCAAGCGGCGTAACTCTTCGCGCGTGTTTAACGCAATTTGCAACGCTTCATTCAGGATGCGTCCGTGTTCACTGGCTTGATCTTCTATCTGGAGAGAGGTGAGAGCATAGATGTTGTTATCAAACAGGCTGGCATTTTTGGCAATAAAGTCGTTGTTGTCTCGCAGGATGCGTTCGGTTTTGAGTGCTCGCACCAGATCTTCTCGAGTCAGCCAGAGGGCATGTAGCACTTTCTCCCGATCCTTAATCGCAACGCTACTGTTACCTGCGTCTTCAAGTTGGTCGTTGATGGCGATCGCCCGCACTACCGAATTAAATTGCTTCACATCCGCAACCAAATTACGTAGCGGCGGAGACACCGATTGCTTCAGCCAGTTCCAGCGATGATAAATTGCAGTACCAATCCCCAAAATCGCACTAATCCAAAAATGGGCTTGCCAGGTAAGGGTTAAGGGCGACATCAATGCCAGCACAATTCGAAGCAAGGCGATCGCGGCATAGTCCAATGTGAAATACCACAAACTCAGCCAACCCACCCGCACCCAAAACGGCGCATAGATATGACGCGGCGCAAACCCAATCAGCCGCCGTAGCTCTCCTTTGGTGATTTCTAAACCCTGAAGGTCAGGTTTCATACCCTTGTCGTTTTCGCCCCAGATACCATACCAGGCTAACAAATAGCCCTGTGCCAACGGCATACTTGATGAAGTCAGGAACATTTGGATTAGGAGAGAAAAATCCTTCAATCACCCCAGCAACTACCAGCATCGGCACCACGCCAAACACCAGTTGCGCCGCCTGTGCACCATAGAACTTGAGTGCATCGACCCGTCGATAACGACCAGGGAACAAGATTGCTCTTGCCAGTAAGAAACCTGCCCCACCTGCCAGAAAGATCGCAGGCAACTCTAGAGAACCGTGGGGAAAAACAAACGCCCAGAAGGGGAATGCCAGATTATTTTGCCCCACCAGGGTTCCGATCACGCCGATCAAGATACCGTTGAGTACCATAATATAAGTTGTAAACAAACCTGCTGTCATCCCGCCTGCTACTGCTCCAAACGACACTTCGATGTTGTTGATCATGATGCTACTGGAGGCAAAGGGTTCAATGCCAACGATTGCCCCCATCCACAACTCGCCGCGATCGCGCACCTTTTCAATCAGATCCGCAGGCACAATTAGCTCGATAAACGAAGGATCATGCCAGGCGAGCCACCAGGATATCAGTCCTGCAAACACAAATAGTCCGGTTGCCAGCGCAATATACCCGCGCGATCTCTGTACCACCGCCGGAAAACCCCAACCGTAAAACTCCAGCAGCGATCGCCACTCCTGCCTGCGCGCCCCCTGATAAATCTGAGAATAGGCGCGAGTGGTAAGGGTTTGCAGATCTCGCACAATCATCTCTCCCACCTGGTTGGTTTTTGCCCGCGCCAGATCGGCAGAAACAGAACGATACAAACTGGCAAGCTGACGAATTTCATCGGCTTTTAATGACTTCAAGCCGCGCTTTTCCAGTTTCTTCAGCAACTCATCCAGCCTGTTCCAACTGGTTTGACGGTGACCAATCCAGCGTTGAATATTCATAGATGTTTATATTTCATGAAGATCGGGATTGAGTGAATTAGGATAGCGACAGCATCATTCGCCTAGCAGGAGTGTAGCTCATGGCTTCTGGCTCACGTTCATCACCTACCGAACCACTTAGCGTCGGAAATGTTGTTAGTACAGGTTTTCAGCTTTATCGAGCAAATGCCAAACAGTATCTTGGGATTGCTCTGATCTCTGTGGGGTGGTCCCTATTACCAATTTTGGCAATGATCATCCTGGCGATTGTTGCTGTAGTCGTGGGCGGCGCAACTGGCGAACCCGCCGCAGGCATTGGTTTTTTTGTGTTGGCATTCGTTGTTGTAATCGCGTTAGCAGTTTACTGCTTCGCCAAATCACTGGCAAATTCTGCCCTGATCTCCCGATTGGCATTTTTGGAAATCAGTAACCAATCGGAAGATTTTTTAGCCGCTCGACGATTCGTAGACTCCCGTAAATGGAGTTTTTTGTTTACCCAAATTCTCGTTGGCTTAATTGTTGCTGGAGTCTTCATCGCGTTTTATGTCGTGCTTGCTATTCTGTTTGCTGCCACGGCTACTGCTGCTGCTAGATTGGGGGGTGGAGGTGGTGATCTTAGAGTCACTGCAATTTTTGCGCTCTTGATCTTTGTGTTAGTAATCGCTGCGCTGGTGCTTTTCCTGTGGTTGGGGGCCCGCTTGTTTGGCGCAGAAGTGCCATTAGCAGTAGAAGCTCAAAGCTCAGCATCGCAATCAATTGGGCGGTTTTGGAATTTGACCAAAGGCAATGCTCGGCGTGTTGTGATGGTGTTGCTAGTGGCGGTACTTGTGACTTTGCCGATTGGAGTCCTTAGCCAACTGCTTGCCAGTATTCCCCAATCCATTATTGAAAGTGGGGTGGCTTCAGGTTCTGCCGCTGTGAGCACGATCGCTCTTCTTTCGGGTTTAATCAGCTATGCAGTGAGTGTGCTGTTGAACCTTCTCGTTATCCCGTTTTGGCAGGTGGTCAAGTCAGTAGTTTACTATGACTTGCGGAATCGCCGCGAGGGATTAGGTTTGCAGCTCCGCGAGCGTTAGTCCTTTTACCATTCATGTATGCGATTCTTTAACCGAATTTCATTGTCAACGCCCGAAAGTGTGGAGTTGGAGTTTACTCTGGCTGGCATTGGCAACCGGGCGTTGGCATTGGTCATCGATTACAACATTCTGGCGATCGTGTTGCTCATTTTTTGGATTGCCTGGTTGCTGTTCTTCTTTGGGCTGATGGGCTATTTAGAACAGCTTGAGGGAGACTACAGCCAGGTTCCCTATTGGTTGTTGGGAATTGCTTTGCTGATTAGCTTTGTGATTTATAATGGCTACTTCGTTTATTTTGAAGTGATGCACCAGGGGCAAAGTCCTGGTAAACGGATTACCAAAATTCGGGTGATTCGAGATGATGGGCGACCTGTTGGGATATCACAGTCGGTCATTCGGTCATTGCTGCGGGCAGTCGATGATTTCTTGTTCATCGGCACGTTTTTTATTTTATTTGGCAAACAGGAAAAACGCATTGGAGATTGGGCAGCCGGAACTCTGGTTATTCAAGAGCAATCAGGAGACCCCAGCCGCGATCGCCGCTCCCTGTCAATTCTGCAAGACAAATCGGTTGATAGTTTAGAGGCTGACAATTTGGGCATCTCCAGGGAAGCCAAAACCCTAGCAGAGCACTTACCCGAAATCGCCGATCTCAGCCAATTGCTTCCTGATGATTTTGCAGTAATTCGTGAATATTTGCGCCGCCGTCGCCAAATGGCACCCCATGCCCGCACCGAGAAAAGTATGCAACTTGCTCATCAACTACAAACCCTGATTCGTCTGGAAGTGATCCCGCCTGGCACGTCTTCGGATCGCTTTTTGGAAGCGGTTTATCTGGCGTATCAACAGCAGCAAGAATAGAAGAGAAGATCTTACAACTGGTTGCGGGCTTTGAGTTGCAGGTAGCGATCAACCAGATCTTCACTAATCTGGTTAGCAGGCGCATCTAAAACCAACACGCCTTTTTGCTTCAGTTTTTCTAGGGCAAGCTGTCGTTGAGCTAGCAAATCCAGTGCCACCGCACGCGCATAGGTATCTGGAACGGTCGTAGTGAGGGAATGTGCCTTTCTATCCACCTGGGGATCGCGCAGGGTAACACAAAATGGCAGGTGACGCGGAGACAATCGACCCATGGCTGCCAGCAGTTCAGCAGAAGCAATTTCGTCGATCACATCCGTAATCAGCACTACCAGAGCACGACGGGTCTGGCGTGTTGCCACGGTGGTGACTGCGCCCAAATAATCGGGTTCTAACAAAACCGGATGAATCGGCGTGAGCGTTTCGATTAACTTAGCTAGTTGAGTTTGTCCGCGATCAGGGGGAATCCAGGCAATCATTTGGCGATCAAATACACCAATACCAACGCGATCGCCCCGTTGCAATCCTGCGAGCGCCAGAGAAAGGGCTGCGTTCAAGCCCCAATCAAACCGTGCCAAGCCTTTTACCTGGGCAGTCATCAAGCGTCCGCGATCAAGCAATACTACCAGGGTCTGTTCTTGCTCAGGTTCCAGCACTTTCACTAAGACACGATTTCGACGAGCAGTAGCTTTCCAGTCGATCAAGCGCGGATCATCTCCAGTGCTATAGTCTCGTAGTTCAGCAAACTCAGTGCCCATGCCCTGCCGTCGTGCCCGCCGAATGCTTCCCGATGTTTGCAGGGTAAGCTTGATGGAAAGCGATCGCAGCCCAATTAGATCAGGATATACAACAACGGATTGCTTCTGTGGAATTGTCCAGTCGTCCCAGGCTAAGCCCCACCGCCCCAACTGCCGCACCTGAACGTTGCCCCACTCATACTCACCCCGCTTGAAAGGCATCGCTGTATAGGTGATTTCTCGAGTTTCCTGGGCTGGCAATGAGAGGGGATGGGTTGTTTCTGAAACCTGAAATGCTTGCGGATAAGCATCTCGAATTTGAATGATGGCAGGGCGATCGCTCGTCTGTACTGTTAACGTCACAGGATTGTCTCGCCCAATCGATAAGCGCCGGAGTGGTTCTCGCGTCACCGTTACCCGATGCGCTTTGGTGCTAAAGCCATCGATCGCCATTGCCAATAGCACTACTGCATCAAACCCCAACGTTGCCAAAATCGACCAACCCAACAGCCGAGGGTTAATGAAATCTCCCCCAAGTGTGGCGACGATCATGCCAGCGATCGTCCCAC is a window of Leptolyngbyaceae cyanobacterium JSC-12 DNA encoding:
- a CDS encoding hypothetical protein (IMG reference gene:2510096308~manually curated), which translates into the protein MKPDLQGLEITKGELRRLIGFAPRHIYAPFWVRVGWLSLWYFTLDYAAIALLRIVLALMSPLTLTWQAHFWISAILGIGTAIYHRWNWLKQSVSPPLRNLVADVKQFNSVVRAIAINDQLEDAGNSSVAIKDREKVLHALWLTREDLVRALKTERILRDNNDFIAKNASLFDNNIYALTSLQIEDQASEHGRILNEALQIALNTREELRRLQDGLQDD
- a CDS encoding putative membrane protein (IMG reference gene:2510096309~PFAM: Integral membrane protein DUF95), which encodes MNIQRWIGHRQTSWNRLDELLKKLEKRGLKSLKADEIRQLASLYRSVSADLARAKTNQVGEMIVRDLQTLTTRAYSQIYQGARRQEWRSLLEFYGWGFPAVVQRSRGYIALATGLFVFAGLISWWLAWHDPSFIELIVPADLIEKVRDRGELWMGAIVGIEPFASSSIMINNIEVSFGAVAGGMTAGLFTTYIMVLNGILIGVIGTLVGQNNLAFPFWAFVFPHGSLELPAIFLAGGAGFLLARAILFPGRYRRVDALKFYGAQAAQLVFGVVPMLVVAGVIEGFFSPNPNVPDFIKYAVGTGLFVSLVWYLGRKRQGYET
- a CDS encoding hypothetical protein (IMG reference gene:2510096310), with product MASGSRSSPTEPLSVGNVVSTGFQLYRANAKQYLGIALISVGWSLLPILAMIILAIVAVVVGGATGEPAAGIGFFVLAFVVVIALAVYCFAKSLANSALISRLAFLEISNQSEDFLAARRFVDSRKWSFLFTQILVGLIVAGVFIAFYVVLAILFAATATAAARLGGGGGDLRVTAIFALLIFVLVIAALVLFLWLGARLFGAEVPLAVEAQSSASQSIGRFWNLTKGNARRVVMVLLVAVLVTLPIGVLSQLLASIPQSIIESGVASGSAAVSTIALLSGLISYAVSVLLNLLVIPFWQVVKSVVYYDLRNRREGLGLQLRER
- a CDS encoding putative membrane protein (IMG reference gene:2510096311~PFAM: RDD family); translation: MRFFNRISLSTPESVELEFTLAGIGNRALALVIDYNILAIVLLIFWIAWLLFFFGLMGYLEQLEGDYSQVPYWLLGIALLISFVIYNGYFVYFEVMHQGQSPGKRITKIRVIRDDGRPVGISQSVIRSLLRAVDDFLFIGTFFILFGKQEKRIGDWAAGTLVIQEQSGDPSRDRRSLSILQDKSVDSLEADNLGISREAKTLAEHLPEIADLSQLLPDDFAVIREYLRRRRQMAPHARTEKSMQLAHQLQTLIRLEVIPPGTSSDRFLEAVYLAYQQQQE
- a CDS encoding hypothetical protein (IMG reference gene:2510096312~PFAM: Protein of unknown function DUF58), which gives rise to MIPSRRVYLWLVGGTIAGMIVATLGGDFINPRLLGWSILATLGFDAVVLLAMAIDGFSTKAHRVTVTREPLRRLSIGRDNPVTLTVQTSDRPAIIQIRDAYPQAFQVSETTHPLSLPAQETREITYTAMPFKRGEYEWGNVQVRQLGRWGLAWDDWTIPQKQSVVVYPDLIGLRSLSIKLTLQTSGSIRRARRQGMGTEFAELRDYSTGDDPRLIDWKATARRNRVLVKVLEPEQEQTLVVLLDRGRLMTAQVKGLARFDWGLNAALSLALAGLQRGDRVGIGVFDRQMIAWIPPDRGQTQLAKLIETLTPIHPVLLEPDYLGAVTTVATRQTRRALVVLITDVIDEIASAELLAAMGRLSPRHLPFCVTLRDPQVDRKAHSLTTTVPDTYARAVALDLLAQRQLALEKLKQKGVLVLDAPANQISEDLVDRYLQLKARNQL